In Intestinibacillus sp. Marseille-P6563, a single genomic region encodes these proteins:
- a CDS encoding SDR family NAD(P)-dependent oxidoreductase gives MRAIITGASAGIGRDMARLLAARGYDLTLIARREDRLRALAAELPVSCQILTADLSSVRECRLVYEAARGDDVEILINNAGFGLFGPFAETDLDTELRMIQTNVVAVHVLTKLFLQDFRKRGSGYILNVASSAGFMAGPLMATYYATKNYVLRLTQAIREELRQEGCGVQVAALCPGPVDTEFNRVADVRFSIGGLSSETVARCAINGMFRGKGVIVPGLSIKLGLAVRRLAPEALVTRVAYHIQHRKG, from the coding sequence ATGAGAGCAATCATCACGGGAGCCTCGGCTGGCATTGGCCGGGACATGGCCCGGCTGCTGGCCGCGCGGGGGTATGATTTGACCCTGATCGCCCGGCGGGAGGACCGTCTGCGGGCTTTGGCCGCCGAATTGCCGGTGTCCTGCCAGATTCTCACGGCCGATTTGTCCAGCGTGCGCGAATGCCGTCTGGTCTATGAAGCAGCACGCGGGGACGATGTCGAGATTTTGATAAACAATGCAGGCTTTGGCCTGTTTGGGCCGTTTGCCGAGACCGATTTGGACACCGAACTGCGTATGATTCAGACCAATGTTGTCGCGGTGCACGTGCTCACCAAACTCTTTTTGCAGGATTTCCGCAAACGTGGCAGCGGCTACATCTTAAATGTCGCCTCTTCTGCCGGTTTTATGGCCGGTCCTTTGATGGCGACCTATTATGCGACCAAGAATTATGTACTGCGTCTGACCCAGGCCATCCGCGAAGAACTGCGGCAGGAAGGCTGTGGCGTGCAGGTCGCGGCCCTGTGCCCCGGCCCGGTGGATACCGAATTTAACCGGGTCGCTGACGTGCGGTTTTCGATCGGCGGATTGTCCAGTGAAACGGTCGCTCGGTGCGCGATCAATGGCATGTTCCGCGGTAAAGGCGTGATCGTGCCCGGACTCAGCATCAAATTGGGGTTGGCCGTACGCCGTCTGGCCCCCGAAGCACTGGTCACCCGTGTGGCCTACCACATTCAACACCGAAAAGGATAA
- a CDS encoding FeoB-associated Cys-rich membrane protein has protein sequence MADFFIVGTIILAVILSVLYLIKQARSGKGCCGGCAGCSKACARRKEEK, from the coding sequence ATGGCTGATTTTTTCATTGTTGGAACAATTATACTCGCGGTAATATTATCCGTTTTGTATTTAATTAAACAGGCGCGCAGCGGCAAGGGCTGCTGTGGCGGCTGCGCAGGCTGCAGCAAAGCCTGTGCGCGCCGGAAGGAGGAAAAATGA
- the rnhA gene encoding ribonuclease HI translates to MKQVTIYTDGACSGNPGPGGWGAILQYGAHTKEISGGDLMTTNNKMELLGVISALELLKEPCQIDLYSDSKYVIDGITKGWAKGWKARGWKKADKTPAKNPELWDRLLGLLDVHTVTFHWVKGHAENPYNNRCDELAVAEWKKLK, encoded by the coding sequence GTGAAACAAGTTACCATATATACCGATGGTGCGTGCTCGGGCAATCCGGGACCGGGCGGCTGGGGCGCCATCCTGCAATACGGCGCCCACACCAAAGAGATCTCGGGCGGCGACCTGATGACGACCAATAACAAAATGGAGCTTTTGGGTGTCATTTCGGCGCTCGAACTGCTCAAAGAGCCCTGCCAGATCGATTTATATTCGGATTCCAAATATGTCATCGACGGCATCACCAAGGGCTGGGCCAAGGGCTGGAAGGCGCGCGGCTGGAAAAAAGCCGACAAGACCCCGGCCAAAAACCCGGAACTGTGGGACCGTCTGCTCGGCCTGCTGGACGTGCATACGGTCACTTTCCACTGGGTCAAGGGCCATGCGGAAAATCCGTACAACAATCGCTGCGACGAACTTGCCGTTGCCGAGTGGAAAAAACTCAAATAA
- a CDS encoding arsenate reductase family protein, producing MNIQIFGKSKCFDTKKAERWFKERGIKFQSVDLIRYGMSVGELTSVCRAVGGVDALIDPKSKDAATLRYLEGDQAKFDNLLDNPKLLRTPIVRNGKQATVGYCPEVWAGWA from the coding sequence GGGAAAAGCAAATGCTTTGACACCAAAAAAGCCGAGCGCTGGTTCAAAGAGCGCGGCATCAAGTTCCAATCGGTCGATTTGATTCGCTATGGGATGTCGGTCGGTGAATTGACATCGGTCTGCCGGGCCGTCGGCGGTGTGGATGCCCTGATCGACCCCAAATCCAAGGATGCTGCCACGCTACGCTATCTGGAAGGCGACCAGGCCAAATTTGACAACCTTCTGGACAATCCCAAGCTGCTGCGCACGCCCATTGTCCGCAACGGCAAACAAGCCACGGTCGGCTATTGTCCGGAAGTCTGGGCAGGCTGGGCATAA